The DNA segment ttaaaaacagaaatagaaGTCACTGTCCCTCAGACAATAATCTCTAATTGAGAGTGATGGTATTGCCCTGGTGACACAGTATTTACCTGAACTTACTTCACTTCATACAGGTCTCGTGACTTTTCCCCACGCAAAGGCCACATTACCACACCAGACAAattcattaaaggtcccatggcatgaaaatgtcacttcatgttttttaacattaatatgagttcccccagtggcaagaaatggcaataggtgtaaaaaGAGCCCTGgctatcctgctctgcctttgagaaaattaaagctcagatgggccaaacTATAagtttgccccttatgacctcataaggggcaagattacctcccctttctctgctttggtgACTCTCACCAAATGTGTGGAGCTACGCTGACTGAGCCCAGGCTGAGACGGATGCCTTCAGGAAGCAGCAAGGGCCAGCAAGAAGGGCGTCCTCTGGTTTATCTCAAGGATTACCACCTCATTACTGAGTGTTCCAGATGGACAACATGCTCCTTGCTGAGCTGGAAATGAACAGAGCCCAAAAggttttcatattcatattcaacTAGCTGTGGACACCATCGCCACACCTCCTCTGGAGCAAGGAGAAGCACAGCTTCATCAAAAGCCATTATTAGAGAAGCCTTGACCCACACTAGTCTGTGACGTTGAAGTAGTTACTGAGAAAGATGGAGACAACAATTGAGAAGATCAAAGTTAGCATTCCTAAAGAAGGTTAAATGATCCAGCATGTCAAAGCCACAAGGGCTGATCAGCCAAACTTGGCCGGTCAGATCTCTAGAGCCAGGAGGCTcagaagagcagagagagaaatggaaggagcCACACTAATTACCAGTCTTTTTCAGACTAAAATCTTGCCAGTTTTTGTGCCCATGAGCATGGGCTGGTCTGCCCGACctccagaggagcagctccactggtCTGTTGGACCTCCTGTCTGTCCTCCAGAGCTACTTAACTTGACCCATTTGCCCTGCCCATGGCCGGGCCGCCAGGGGTTTCCGGTTCCACCTCTGCCCTGACATGGTACCTTCTGCCAAAAGTCTCCGGCTAAACCTTCCATCCAGCCTCTCCACCTCAGCTTAAAACTGAGATCACCCAAATCTGCTCTGGATGGGGCGGTCAGAAACCTTGCTAACCAGCTGTCTCTGTAGTTTACCACAATATGGCCTTATCACAATGGGAGGCTACCAAGACTGGActgaaaaaacaatgttttcatttcaaaatgctgcctattatttaataaaacgtTAAACAGTGTTGAAAAACTCTCAGGGTGATCACATGTGGTTGTGACtggttacagcagcagcatcaagtttgaagatgaaaaCCAGTTTCTCGCATGCACTTGCCCGAACGTATACAGTACAaaccttgtttgtttttgtttagatcACTATTACCTACTGTATTGTGACAATAGCTCGGCTACATATACTGGGGTCTCAATGGGGTCATGGCTACACAAGGACATGGGGGCAATTGGACATGTGGCTATGTGGGTGCCCATTcatttttacttcattttattttttattacagaaTCAATAATACCCGTAATATTCAAGagaataaagttgttttttttcaaacgatatttgtgtaaaaaaaggttgccaaaaaaatgaaattattccCAAACTTCACTTTCTTGTACTTCAGTTGAATACCAAACTTCATGTTTTCACGTTAGAATTTGTATTCTTTGATCATTAGGCTAAGCTATCCAATGTTGAAAAGCATCCCAAAAGCTCTTAATCTACAAGCGGAAACCAAGATGCTCGATGGTTTAACGTCTGAGTTACAGAAAGTAGGAAAACACCTAACTAACAAGTGGATCCAGTCAATAGGACACTGCAAGGCTTTTCATTGGATGAGAAGACGAGCGTCATTCCATAGCCTGTGGAAACTTACGTCATACGTACGCTCTGATGGCACGTTTACGGGACGGATAGAATGTACGTTCAATACTAGCATCGGTTATTCTTCGGTCATTCATCCATGTACCCCTGACTGCAGCCCCGCAGACCTCAATGTGGGCGGAGTTAAACGTTTAACCACGCCCCCTCAACGTTTAACCACGCCCAATCCGGCAGCATTTGACCCTGTCATTCATGAATATCGAGCGGCAATATCAGGTGAATTAAGCGGTAATCGGACAGCCCtttttcaataataaataatggaagTAAGTGTGATTTAtagtttcaaaaacaattaaaaaagctggttatgttattttaatgttttgcagCTCAAGTTGAGCAGGCTGAGGTTCGGATTTGACGGCTAGCTAcgttctttaactgtctatgctagCTCcaagtaattattattatgcttTTGCGAGTTTTATAGATTTTATTGTGTAGGAGATAGtgtggaaaattatttattatgcttACGGTTTTATTGTGTACGTCGTCGTCAGACATTTAGCGGCAATATCAGAGTAAATTAATCGGAAAGCCCTTGGACAGCcctttttcaataataataatggaagtaagtgtgacttttatagttcaaaaacaattaaaaaagctggttatgtatgtatgttatctAACATGAATATTTCACTAAAGTAACAGCAGCCTCGGTAGGAAataacttctctttttttacatgaCCGACGTTTGTGTGTTGATTCACTATTGGGCAGTGTGGTTGAAAACTTAAACacattaaacagaattgtgaaatattctgCCTCGTGTTATGTACAGAACTAAACCATAATTTGTGGATTATAAGATGGCTGACCACTGTTATAGTCTAAGCCTTAGGTCTATAGAGAAAGCACTAGTGCAGCCATGTATGGgcgtaatggagattccaaAGCGCTCTTCTTTGGTCAGAACCAAGGGAGACGGTCGCCGTTGGTCCGATCTTTGCACCAAAACTTTCACAATGCAACAACCTTTTTAAGGTCCGTTCTTTACACTGAAACTGTTTACAATGCAACAACAttgcaaaaacatatttaaagggATCAAGCTATTAAAATATCTATTATGTAAGCACAGAAAGTATAACAGTATATAGTCAGTCATTTGATTAGGTTTAACTTCATAACGTTTTTAAATAAAGCCCACCCACAATTGGTCTGGCTCATCCGAACTGGACTTAAATTTAAACTAATGTACTAATATCAGTAGCATTCGGTGGTATATGCACTGTATAAAAATAATCCgattacaacaaaaacaattaatgaaTAGGCAGTATTTTGTgactttgtaataatgtttttgttttttatgtatagAGACACATTCCAATCATACGTGGGGATGACCTCCCTAAATCCAGCAGCGACCTGTCATGTCCGTTCTGCAGGTACAGGGGGTCTTCCAAATGCCAAGTGGACTACCACATTAAGGGTCATGCCTCAGTCAGGCACAAAGGTATTACTTTTGAAATGTAGTTATTGAATACACTgtgattaattaattacaagTCCACAAGCCACTGCCGCCCCTCCAGATCCTCCACAAGCCACTGCCGCCCCTCCAGATCTCCACAAGCCACTGCCGCCCCAGATCCTCACAAGCCCTGCCGCCCCTCCAGATCCTCACAGCCACTGCGCCCCCCCGATACTCCACAAGCCACTGTTGCCCCTCCAGATCTTCCAGATCTTCCACGGCCACTGTCGCCCCTTGTCGTCGACTTTTATCTACATCACAGTTCTTGACAGGCACTACCCAATAATCTAAAATGGACAACTAATCTCACATTAAATGACATAGACCATTATATAAATTGAGATTCTATCAAGAAAATTTTGAAAATTCACTAGATTTTTAGCAATTTTTGGGACAGAATGCGTCTTCATTTCAAAACCAAACACCTGGACTCATGTCAGTGTATTAATCAATCTGCTGATCAGTATCCAAGGTATTGCATCAGATcccaaaattgtgtttttttccacttgcAGTACTTGTTAAGGATGAATCTAAAGATTCAGTGTATATTGTTAATATGAAGATTGACCAAAACAATCTTACACCCTACAAAGTTTACGTTATCTGAGGTACAACAATAGTAGCCTACAATTTCCTTTTATTAGAAGTAAGCATAATAACAGTGTAGTTGGGACAGTTTTCAGACCAGCTGTGATGCAAGAGCCTCATTGGTTTTGGAAAATTATTGGGCTGTATTTATTGATGTATTCAGTTTTAAGcagttggtaaaatgttttagttcatgtaaaatatgaaattgAACAGTTCTATGAGCTTTAATGCtacgtttgtgtttttttcatcatatcATTTGTACTACTTTATCCAACCTACATCCTGTACAGTttaatgtgatgtgttttttattgtgttatatactcaaaaatattaaaagagcTGGTATATGTTAACATTTTAAGTGCCACATATATCTCAGAGAAACAATACATTTGAAACGTTTGAGgctattaaataaattatatgcattatgttaaaatcttttttcttaTGTAGTTTGATCTGACGCTATAAATCAAACCACAGGTGTATGcaaattcttcttcttattgttgttgttattattgttgtgttattaaacttatttttaGAATTATGTGTGTATtctatattgatattatatagTTAGATACagattatattataatattatataatatatatgttctattatattatgttatatatgaTTCTTTATTTGATAACATTTAGAAATCAGGTTAAATTGATTATgataataaacattaaaatatatattttttcatactTTAATGCATTATTACGataatttaatgttttgtgaaatgtgtcatattgtatttcataattAGTAAAACCAAAGATTAAGTTCATTATGTTTTAATCGCTGCATTTTGCCACATCCATTAAGGTTTCTTGTCCCTCTTCGGACACCGTATTAAATGAGTTGGAGACTTGGAGACGTGGTTAAACGTTGAGGGGGCGTGGTTAAACGTTTAACTCCGCCCACATTGAGGTCTGCGGGGCTGCAGTCAGGGGCTTCTCCATTCATCGGTTATTctctatgatttttttgtcatgcacATGTTTGGTGTTAACGTTTCTTTAATTAAAGCATGATTTTaattttatcagtttttttttttagcttaatttaaacATTATGTCACACTGAAGAATcatgcagttgttttttttctgggagGTTTAACAATTTCTGAGAAAGTCTTCAGCCGTTGGTTCTAGGTTCTAATGAGAAAACGATCAAAGCAGAGTGGAAGGGAAAACGGCATTACGGAAAAGCAACTATTTTGTTTACCATTGTGGAAAACTGAGTTAGAGTCAAATGCGGTATTTACGGCATATGCGGCAATTTATTTAGATAAATGTGTAAAAGGAAATGAAGGTTGGGGCTACTTATAAATATTTGTGGCTTGGGTTTATTGAATAGTAGGCTACACTCGGTGATTAGCAACAATTATGTAACACTTACCGTTACTAATTCGTTTCCGTTATACAAATTTACGAGGAGCTCCTGAAGTAACACAATGTCTGCGCGCTGATATGTAATGACCACTGTATGTCGTGTGGGTGTAATAGTGttgaagcatttttttttttgcatccatGGGAGTGTGACCGTTGTTATGTATCCATACAGTAGGTGGGAGGGGGAAGAAACGACGCTGAGGACAACTCCTCTGATATGAAGGGCATGTCGGACTTAGCAGGCCTACACTCCACATCGGTCCCCCCACCGGACAGTCGTGATGGACTTCGTGCTGAGCGGAGTTGCGGCGTGCGGAGCATGTCTGTTCACCAACCCGCTGGAAGTCGTCAAAACTCGAATGCAGCTTCAGGGAGAGCTCCAGAGCCGGGGCTCATACCAGGTTTACTACCGCAACGTGTTCCACGCTTTTTACACTATCGGTAAAGTGGACGGACTGGCCGGCTTACAGAAGGGACTGGCACCCGGGCTCGTTTATCAGTTTTTTATGAACGGAGTCCGGCTCGGCTCGTACGCCGTCATTGAGAACTCTGGTTACATCCACACCGACGGAAGGGTCAGCGCGGCCAAAACCACGTTAGCAGGGGCTGTGGCTGGAGTGGTGGGAGCCGTGGTGGGAAGTCCTGTATACTTGGTCAGTAGCTGGCTTCATTTACTTTGTACTGTTACTTTATATGTTTATCATGTGGCATTGCAAGGTGAGCTGTCACTTGCAACTGAGGGAAAAAGTAAACAGTGTTCTCCATTGACAGGTAAAGACTCATCTGCAGAGTCAGTCTAACTCCTCTATTGCAGTTGGACATCAATACAAACACAAGGTAACCCAAACAGATTGTATTATTAGATGGTTATATATTAGTGTCAAGCATCAACAATGTTCTCACttgttctttctctttctgccaGGGGATGATCCACGCTCTGGCAGCCATCTACAAACAGCATGGCATTCTGGGATTGTGGAGGGGCTCAAGTGCTGCTGTACCGAGGGTCAGCGTGGGGTCATCTGCACAACTCTccgccttctcctcctccaagGAGCTTGTGATTGACCTACAGGTTAGACTACTTCACTATTCCCTAACAGGGTTTGCTGAGGTGTAATCCAAAGATGAAATTTCGGTGGTGATACTTTCGTATAACAGCACTGTtcgaaaaaaaaacatttctgttttcgGGGTCTGGCATTACCTGGCAGGCCGCAAATTAATTAGCAAAcagtctgataaaaaaaaaaacataattagttccagcttctaaaatgttaaaatgtactgcttttctttgtcttatatgatagtaaaatgaacatttttgggATTAGGATAAAACCAGCAGTTTGAAGACGTTGCATCAGACACTTTGAACACGTGATGGgcatttttctgtatttactgCTATTATCTAGAGTTTAGATTTGTCTAGATCTagaaaatactatacaacagactGAATGatcatgaaaataatcattagtcgCAGGCTTAAGAAGAGATATAGTTTTTAGTCTGTTGCTGTGTACAGTTTACAAAAGCAGTCATTGTGGCCCGGACAAAGCGTGAGGCATTGCACTCTTCTGGAATATAAATTTGACACCTTTCATTGGCCCCCGCGAGCTGAAAACATGGAATTTACAAAACAAGTGCACGGGTTTATCGGATGCAAGGTGCTTCTGACTCAGTTCTAGTTAAATACATAACAATAGCCAATTGATAACGGTTGAATGAGTCTGAAACACTGTTCGTAAAAGAATCCTACATCCTGGTTTAGTTTTCTTGCACTACTTCCTTGATTTCCAAGACTTCCTCTTAAGCTGTTTTTATTGGCTGTTGCGTCAGTGAGGGGGCAGGTAAAACGTGTTTGGGTGCTGCTGTGTTgtctgtttattgttttttatttactgtaagtaTGACCATCCATGTATAGCGTGACACAAATGTCCTCTTCTGTGcataataaacttttcttttatatactttttttttttaacatcaggtTCACATAAAAACACCTGATTGTAGTTACTGAAGAGTGTGTGTAACATAGGCAGTAATAATAGAACCATTCTTCTGTTTCACTGCATGTAGGAGATAATTGCCAGGTAAAATTAGAAGTAGTTGCACATAGGTGGTACTCTGATGATAATTataatgatgattatgatgataaTGTGGATAATGAAGATGATGATATACTGGTGTAGTATCACTGCAATGGGGCACTTTCATACTAAAAGCCAGAAGTATAACAATGGTCAATTAAGTAGTATCGACCAGATAGTATGAGTTTGTGTAACATAGGCACTAATAATAGTAATCATTTCTCACCTCTATCATCCTGCGACCGGAGCCTCACATATCCTTTTGGTCTGGTAACTTAAGcacattctttttttgtcttcccaAGGTGTTCCCAAAGGGCAGCTGGTTGGTCGCCCTCACTGCTGGCATGATGAGCAGtttggtggtggtgatggctATGACACCTTTTGATGTAGTGAGCACACGGCTCTACAACCAGCCTGTGGATCATTTGGGCAAGGTGAGGAGAGACTGATATGTTAGTTACACTCCTTTTAGGTTTTCATCATATTAAATGGACtatgtgtacagtacattttatatgtatgtagtatACTATACTTATATCCacatattttatgtatatatatgtttcaCAGGAATTGATACATGCGTGCGCGTGGCGAACAACATTCAATCAGTTCAGTATTAATATGTCAGTCAACATTGTTGACAACGTGATGCATTGTTTGATGCATTTAAGAAACAGTAGTTGGTGTGTTTGCCACCCTCACTAGTTGATACACAAGTCATTTCAAGCAAAACGCTAACCTGTTAATATATACTAGCCATTACCACATGTAAACACAGGGGTTGCCAGATCCCCCAGGGCTGTATAAAGATGTTTGTCTCCAGAGGGAGCTGCGTAAAGTCTGATAAATTGcctcaagtgatgtcattttagtCAGAGTCACTTGGGTTGAAGACTATTAAGATTGTAAATGAGAGAAATTGTGACGTGTGACATTTCGGAAGAAGTGAGTTTACCAGGCCTCTGTAGCATGCCTCTCATTTCTGCTAGAGGCAAATATCACAAtagtttttaacaaaataactaTTAATATTACAACGTGCGCCCCATGTATAGTACCAAGGCTCCGGATGGCGTGGAGCAacgtttcccaaacttagggtcgggacccaaaatgggggggggggNNNNNNNNNNttctctctctctcttctctcatcaaggaggggataagaaaatgagttgagaaaggggtgagacacagaaaggagaatagataccttttctgtttttgtttacttttataatggaataaatatacttcatatacatttaaattcatgatttgttccgtcttttgtccacagtttaaaaatgtagatgttacaatgattcatggtgtatttttgtaaatttgggtccctgggagacaccaaatttctcttttgggtcttgagctgaaaaagtttgggaaccactggcgTGGAGGATGGATCTAAGCTGACTTTCATTCTCTCATCTTTCTAGGGGCAGCTTTATAACGGATTCGTTGACTGCTTTTCCAAGATGCTGAGGAAGGAGGGCTTTCTGGGACTCTACAAAGGCTTGGGAGCCTCTTATTTCCGGATCGGTCCACATAccattctgtctttgtttttgtgggaTGAACTGCGCAAACAGCACCAGCAGTTTCAGGGACAAAGAAAACTGTGTAACTGATTAAGCTCTGAGTGCATAGGTAAATTGAGTCCTCATTTAATGAGGATACAATTGTCAGATGAAAGGAAAAACCAGGAGATGGTCTTGATGGGGAAGAAGAGAGCAAGGGTAAAATGTTACACTCCAATAAGAAAACACATTA comes from the Etheostoma spectabile isolate EspeVRDwgs_2016 chromosome 13, UIUC_Espe_1.0, whole genome shotgun sequence genome and includes:
- the slc25a35 gene encoding solute carrier family 25 member 35, yielding MDFVLSGVAACGACLFTNPLEVVKTRMQLQGELQSRGSYQVYYRNVFHAFYTIGKVDGLAGLQKGLAPGLVYQFFMNGVRLGSYAVIENSGYIHTDGRVSAAKTTLAGAVAGVVGAVVGSPVYLVKTHLQSQSNSSIAVGHQYKHKGMIHALAAIYKQHGILGLWRGSSAAVPRVSVGSSAQLSAFSSSKELVIDLQVFPKGSWLVALTAGMMSSLVVVMAMTPFDVVSTRLYNQPVDHLGKGQLYNGFVDCFSKMLRKEGFLGLYKGLGASYFRIGPHTILSLFLWDELRKQHQQFQGQRKLCN